A single Fusarium oxysporum Fo47 chromosome IV, complete sequence DNA region contains:
- a CDS encoding P-loop containing nucleoside triphosphate hydrolase protein: protein MNSSENLCTFSADASFGPFVGPECRDGFDFTLVFEQSILVLSPAALLLILAPVRLFRLRNVPVKVTGYRLRTVKLALIALLAVLHLVLVVLWATRPSNSRLDRVSVAAACVSFASSLMSCVLSRAEHAKSPRPSSLLSLFLAVSLLLDVALLRTLWLVPMSTAMPAVFTAAFALKAIVVVLEGWSKAPYLVADPRPHSPEVTAGLYARAVFAWVTPLLLTGFRKLLRPMDLFELDEEMGSAALIDGFWKHWHNQKAPARKHRLISCCVMTLRWSIIAVVLPRLALLAFTICQPLILNRLLVFLDDTSQPINIGYGIIAAYGLVYSGIALSQALYWHRNARSVTLLRGVLVSAVFSKATDLSITTTDDSAAVTLMSSDVDVIVRAVREIHEFWANIIQLAIATWLLSTHVGYAAVGPIIVSLVALIATVLVSPLARKYQMSWLDKTQKRVGITSAMIGHIKSIKCSGLAQNLSDTILNLRADEIKASRPFRVVSSVTSAIAQVPLLMSPVAAFALFQGVASNSGETLDATRLFSAMSLIILLAQPLFFMFEVILDMSAALGAFERIQIFLTQESQRDSRQQQSVVELNAPDQGNRDSIELRMLREPSLTSAANSSMSDVVIQVSDANISWSEDRVILRNLSFAVGRNQLVLLLGPVASGKTTLLKALLGEVPNITGSIDIHSKGIAWCEQSPWLLNRTIRENIIGYSHFDPVLYQAVVKACDVEKDFRQLTQGDSTVIGSKGLALSGGQKQRVALARAVYSKPRIALFDDVFSGLDGQTARTVFENLFGERGLLRQWNTTTVLATQSVDFLSSADHIICLNKDGKISEQGTFSDLKDTDGYVHSLLRDRVHGGEAPTLETDDIKEQASKLAQATPKQQANEEDTRRQRGDSTVYRYYFSSTGGLFMIVLLVLEIIWAFLESFPTIWLKFWTDDNANGNDQAGYYLGIYAALQVTAVIWFAVLIWFVIVLVAAKSGITLHKRLLSTVIRAPLSLFTTTDLGSITTRFSQDIGMVDNQLPLGLVVTLASFFGAIAKAGLLASSNSYIAATFPLLGAVYFYLQRGYLRTSRQLRLLDLEEKAPLYTQFLETLSGLTTIRAFGWNDAVIQANHTLVDRSQRPFYLLMIVQRWLVLVLDLTTAALALLLVGLAVRLRGEVDVGLTGVSLVQLISLSETVNMLIQFWTSIETSIGAVSRIKQFAEETGEENLPGETHQPPAQWPDKGAIQIHNLTASYGDGDGEVIKALDAVSLEIKGGEKVGICGRTGSGKSSIFLAFLRILDSTSGSIIIDGISLSSVPRETIRSRLITLTQDQFVLPGTVRHNVDPLGIYSDVEIKEALRLVELYDSIERHGGLNASFDQDTLSHGQKQLFFLARTVLRKNDGRISHSVDQKTEETIKAVIESEFKDHTVVFITHRLDTIIDFDRVIVMDKGCVVELGEPKSLLASDAKFKALWATGHRSGG from the exons ATGAACTCTTCCGAGAATCTGTGCACTTTTTCCGCCGATGCTTCTTTCGGGCCCTTTGTTGGCCCCGAATGtcgcgatggcttcgacTTCACTCTCGTCTTTGAACAATCCATTCTTGTGCTGTCTCCAGccgctcttcttctcatcctcgctCCTGTTCGTCTTTTTCGTCTTCGGAATGTCCCCGTCAAGGTCACTGGCTACCGTCTTCGAACTGTCAAATTGGCGTTGATCGCTCTTTTGGCTGTGCTTCATCTCGTGCTCGTTGTGCTCTGGGCTACGCGCCCTTCCAATTCGCGTCTAGATCGCGTCTCTGTCGCTGCTGCATGTGTATCCTTTGCTTCGAGCTTGATGTCCTGTGTCCTCTCTCGTGCCGAACATGCCAAGTCCCCTCGTCCATCGTCTCTCTTGAGTCTGTTTCTCGCCGTGTCTTTGCTCCTTGATGTCGCGCTCCTTCGCACCCTCTGGCTTGTCCCCATGAGCACGGCCATGCCAGCTGTTTTCACAGCGGCCTTTGCTCTGAAAGCGATTGTTGTCGTTCTTGAAGGGTGGAGCAAAGCTCCGTACCTTGTCGCCGACCCCAGGCCCCACTCTCCCGAGGTCACGGCCGGACTGTACGCCCGAGCCGTCTTCGCGTGGGTGACTCCGTTGCTGCTGACGGGATTTCGAAAGCTTCTACGGCCGATGGATCTGTTTGAGTTGGACGAGGAGATGGGCTCAGCGGCACTGATTGACGGGTTTTGGAAGCATTGGCATAACCAGAAAG CTCCGGCTCGCAAACACCGGCTGATCTCATGTTGCGTCATGACACTGCGATGGTCTATCATTGCTGTTGTTCTTCCTCGCCTGGCGCTTCTGGCATTCACTATATGCCAACCACTCATTCTCAACCGACTGCTGGTGTTTCTCGACGATACTTCTCAGCCTATCAACATTGGTTACGGTATCATCGCAGCCTACGGTCTTGTTTACTCCGGTATTGCGCTTTCACAAGCCCTTTATTGGCATCGCAATGCTCGGTCTGTCACATTGTTGCGTGGAGTGTTGGTGTCTGCCGTGTTCTCCAAGGCTACCGATCTGAGTATCACAACAACAGACGATTCAGCGGCGGTGACGCTCATGTCCTCTGAT GTCGATGTTATTGTGAGGGCCGTTAGAGAGATCCACGAGTTCTGGGCAAACATCATACAGCTTGCCATAGCTACTTGGCTACTGAGCACTCACGTAGGCTATGCTGCTGTAGGTCCCATTATAGTGTCGCTCGTTGCACTCATTGCCACGGTTCTCGTTTCGCCTCTGGCGCGCAAGTATCAGATGTCTTGGTTAGATAAGACACAGAAACGAGTTG GTATCACTTCTGCCATGATTGGACacatcaagagcatcaaaTGTTCAGGCCTAGCTCAAAACCTGTCtgacaccatcctcaacctccgAGCAGATGAGATCAAAGCCTCGAGACCATTCAGGGTCGTCAGCAGTGTCACGTCCGCAATTGCTCAAGTCCCTTTACTCATGTCTCCTGTCGCGGCATTTGCTCTCTTCCAAGGGGTTGCCTCGAATTCCGGCGAGACACTCGATGCCACTAGACTTTTCTCCGCCATGTCCCTAATCATTCTCCTGGCACAACCACTTTTCTTTATGTTTGAGGTAATTCTTGACATGAGTGCTGCTTTGGGCGCCTTTGAAAGAATCCAAATATTTTTGACTCAAGAGTCTCAAAGAGATTCtcgccaacaacaatcaGTTGTGGAGTTGAACGCACCTGATCAAGGAAACAGAGACTCTATCGAGCTACGAATGCTGAGAGAACCCTCATTGACATCTGCAGCAAACTCCAGTATGAGCGATGTTGTTATTCAAGTCTCCGACGCCAATATCTCGTGGTCAGAGGATCGTGTCATTCTTCGAAACTTGTCATTTGCCGTGGGCCGCAATCAGCTTGTCCTACTTCTCGGCCCAGTTGCGAGTGGCAAAACCACTCTACTGAAAGcacttcttggagaagttcCCAATATAACTGGATCAATTGATATTCATAGTAAGGGGATTGCCTGGTGCGAGCAAAGTCCTTGGCTCCTG AACCGAACAATTCGTGAAAACATCATCGGCTACTCGCACTTCGACCCTGTTCTATACCAAGCCGTTGTTAAAGCTTGTGATGTAGAGAAGGATTTCAGACAACTTACCCAGGGTGACAGCACCGTTATTGGCAGCAAGGGGCTGGCCCTCAGTGGAGGTCAGAAGCAACGAGTT GCATTGGCCAGAGCTGTCTATTCAAAACCTCGGATTGCTCTCTTCGATGATGTCTTTAGTGGACTGGATGGCCAGACTGCCCGTACTGTGTTCGAGAACCTCTTTGGCGAACGTGGTTTGCTGAGGCAGTGGAATACGACAACTGTTCTTGCGACTCAATCGG TTGACTTTCTATCGTCTGCTGACCACATCATTTGTCTTAACAAGGATGGGAAAATCTCCGAGCAAGGCACATTCTCTGATCTCAAAGACACTGATGGCTATGTGCACTCCTTACTGAGAGACAGGGTTCATGGGGGTGAAGCCCCGACGCTTGAAACTGACGATATCAAAGAACAGGCCTCCAAGCTAGCACAAGCGACTCCAAAACAACAAGCCAATGAAGAAGATACACGCAGACAACGTGGGGACTCGACTGTATATCGATACTACTTCAGCAGCACTGGCGGTCTTTTTATGATAGTCCTTCTAGTACTCGAGATCATCTGGGCTTTTCTAGAAAGCTTCCCAA CAATTTGGCTGAAATTTTGGACTGATGACAATGCGAATGGAAACGATCAAGCGGGTTACTACCTTGGTATCTATGCCGCTCTTCAGGTTACCGCAGTCATCTGGTTTGCAGTTCTTATATG GTTTGTCATTGTCCTGGTAGCGGCAAAGTCTGGAATAACTCTGCACAAGAGACTGTTATCTACAGTAATCAG GGCACCTTTGTCTCTCTTTACCACGACAGACCTGGGGTCAATCACAACACG GTTCTCGCAGGATATAGGAATGGTAGACAACCAGCTGCCCCTTGGTCTCGTTGTGACTCTCGCCA GTTTCTTCGGTGCCATCGCCAAAGCCGGCCTCCTTGCCTCTTCAAACTCCTATATAGCAGCTACATTCCCTCTCCTAGGAGCTGTCTATTTCTATCTTCAACGTGGTTATCTCCGTACCTCTCGTCAGCTCCGTCTGCTCGATCTCGAGGAGAAAGCCCCTCTATACACCCAATTCCTCGAAACACTCTCTGGTCTAACAACAATACGAGCCTTCGGATGGAACGATGCAGTTATTCAGGCCAACCACACTCTCGTAGATCGCTCACAGAGGCCTTTCTATCTCCTCATGATCGTCCAGCGTTGgctcgtcctcgtcctcgacCTGACCACAGCAGCcctggctcttcttctcgttggtCTCGCGGTTCGTCTTCGTGGGGAAGTCGATGTAGGTTTAACGGGCGTATCTCTCGTGCAGCTAATCTCGTTAAGCGAGACCGTGAACATGCTTATTCAGTTCTGGACTTCTATCGAGACATCCATCGGTGCTGTATCTCGCATTAAGCAATTCGCTGAAGAGACTGGCGAGGAGAACTTACCAGGAGAGACACACCAGCCGCCAGCCCAGTGGCCTGACAAAGGAGCTATACAGATCCACAACTTGACTGCATCGTATGGtgacggagacggagaagTTATTAAAGCTCTTGATGCAGTCAGTTTGGAGATCAAGGGAGGGGAGAAGGTAGGTATTTGCGGTCGCACAGGAAG TGGAAAATCATCTATATTTCTTGCTTTTCTCAGAATACTAGACTCTACGTCTGGCAGTATAATTATCGATGGGATCTCTCTATCTTCTGTTCCTCGAGAAACGATCCGTAGTCGTCTCATCACTCTGACGCAAGACCAGTTCGTACTCCCCGGCACGGTTCGACACAACGTTGATCCGCTTGGTATCTACTCCGACGTGGAAATCAAAGAGGCACTTCGTCTTGTTGAACTATATGATTCGATCGAACGACATGGGGGCTTGAATGCTTCGTTTGATCAAGACACGTTGAGCCATGGGCAGAAgcagctcttcttcctggCACGGACAGTGCTGAGGAAGAACGACGGGAGAATC AGCCATAGTGTGGACCAAAAGACAGAAGAGACCATCAAGGCCGTCATCGAGAGCGAGTTCAAGGACCACACCGTCGTGTTTATCACCCACCGTCTGGATACGATCATCGATTTCGACCGCGTAATTGTGATGGACAAGGGATGCGTCGTCGAGCTCGGTGAACCAAAGAGTCTCCTTGCATCAGATGCCAAGTTCAAAGCTCTCTGGGCAACCGGACATCGATCTGGAGGATGA